The Staphylococcus sp. KG4-3 genome has a window encoding:
- a CDS encoding GNAT family N-acetyltransferase, which translates to MTEQRFGKIQLARVKKDEFEAFKKQSSLSFLKGLQETFPEKEHPENFAPVPSEQDYNESFYSDNPHIYYFYLNDENIGGAIFEIDKENKRNHVDTLYINDKAHGQGIGTKVWKAIENHFPETKVWELHTPYFEKRNIHFYINKCNFHITGFYKEMFDVNGVEKEIEFFKFEKVMI; encoded by the coding sequence GTGACAGAGCAGAGATTTGGCAAAATACAATTAGCACGCGTTAAAAAGGATGAATTCGAAGCTTTCAAAAAACAATCTTCATTGTCATTTTTGAAAGGTCTTCAAGAAACTTTCCCTGAAAAAGAACATCCAGAAAATTTTGCACCAGTTCCATCAGAACAAGATTATAATGAATCTTTTTATTCAGATAATCCCCATATTTATTATTTTTATTTAAATGATGAGAATATTGGTGGCGCTATCTTTGAAATTGATAAAGAAAATAAAAGAAACCATGTCGATACATTATATATTAATGATAAAGCACATGGACAAGGGATTGGTACTAAAGTTTGGAAAGCGATTGAAAATCATTTTCCAGAAACTAAAGTTTGGGAATTACATACACCTTATTTTGAAAAGCGTAATATCCATTTCTACATAAATAAATGCAATTTTCACATTACAGGGTTTTATAAAGAAATGTTTGATGTGAATGGAGTGGAAAAAGAAATTGAGTTTTTTAAATTTGAAAAAGTTATGATTTAA